ATTGTGGTTAGCGCCTGATGCGAATATTCATTTAGTGCATGTTTGCGACCCCCCTTTATGGGCTTTGTACGCTACGACAAAGACGATCTAGAGCGATTATTAGCAGATAAAAAAGCGCGTTTAGCACAAGAAGTGGCCAGTGAAATGGCCTATTTTTTAGCGGATGATGATCAAAGTCGTATTACCAGCCAAGTGCTTACCGGCAATGCGCAACAATGCTTAACGGATACTGTCAACCTAACCCAGCCGCAGTTATTAGTCTTAGGTACGCATGGTCGACAAGGCATCAGTCGCTTATTGATTGGCAGTGTGGCCACTACTTTTTTAAGTACCCTACCTTGTGATGTGTTAGTGGCCAGATAATAAGTGACGGTGTTAATAGGCCCTATTCACTGGTGGCCTATTAAAAAGAGGTTACGCAAACTTAAAGAGCGCAGGCCAGTCTTGGTCGCTATGTCCTACCACCAAAAAATACGGATTGAGTAACTGTTGGGTATTGGCGTAGCTTAGAGGCTGCCCTGCGAGAGTTAACACCTGACCGCCCGCTTGTTCGACCACACATTGCGCCGCTGCCGTGTCCCACAGTGAAGTGGGGCCAAGGCGGGGATAAACATCGGCACTGCCCTCAGCGACTAAACATAGTTTTAACGAGCTGCCCATGGCAATGCATTGATGCTCTCCTAATTTTTCAAGAGAAGCCGGCATGGCGTCACCGGCGTGAGAGCGACTGCCCACTACTTGCCAAGGTCGCTGGCCTTCATAGTGCGCCACTTTTAGGGTATGGCTGTGGCCATGCTCATCAATTTTTTGTGCCCCCAGTCCGCAAGCAGCGCGATAGCAAATATTTAAATCGGGGGCATATACCACGCCTAAAGTAGCTCGACCTTGTTCAATAAGCGCAATATTGACACTAAATTCTCCATTACGTTTTATAAACTCTTTAGTGCCATCGAGTGGATCAATTAACCAATAACGACCTTGTGCATCTGCGCCACTGAACGCGGCAGTATCTTCTTCAGACAGAATAGGTAAAGCAGGGCTGAGGCGGGTTAAGTGTTGCACAATAAGGTGGTGCGCTTGCTGGTCGGCCAGCGTTAATGGTGAGTGATCCGCTTTTTCACTGACGACTATGGGTTGGCGATAAACTTCCATAATGGCAGCGCCGGCATGGCGAGCCAGCTGTTCAATTTCATCGAGTAATTCAGGGCTAATAAGCGTTGGCACAAGGCACTCCCTAAGGGTGGTGTATCTAGGTTATATGCATTTATGATATAAAAAGTTAAAGCTTATGCCTATTTAAACCTTATACCT
This genomic window from Oceanisphaera avium contains:
- a CDS encoding universal stress protein, giving the protein MRPPFMGFVRYDKDDLERLLADKKARLAQEVASEMAYFLADDDQSRITSQVLTGNAQQCLTDTVNLTQPQLLVLGTHGRQGISRLLIGSVATTFLSTLPCDVLVAR
- the cysQ gene encoding 3'(2'),5'-bisphosphate nucleotidase CysQ; translated protein: MEVYRQPIVVSEKADHSPLTLADQQAHHLIVQHLTRLSPALPILSEEDTAAFSGADAQGRYWLIDPLDGTKEFIKRNGEFSVNIALIEQGRATLGVVYAPDLNICYRAACGLGAQKIDEHGHSHTLKVAHYEGQRPWQVVGSRSHAGDAMPASLEKLGEHQCIAMGSSLKLCLVAEGSADVYPRLGPTSLWDTAAAQCVVEQAGGQVLTLAGQPLSYANTQQLLNPYFLVVGHSDQDWPALFKFA